A region from the Lolium perenne isolate Kyuss_39 chromosome 4, Kyuss_2.0, whole genome shotgun sequence genome encodes:
- the LOC127348564 gene encoding uncharacterized protein, with translation MSFRGRGGRGGGGRGGRGGRGYGASIYFPVKHSPHEDFPEITLPPVMKFAEMTNGVEKEIKLTNKEAALIHSNQNFEEFMRNSCYHLELDAPRKKNDGKEIKRFSDRKPKTYSKREPLKSYLKLTPGNFPAELLDGFKQLQPSNKKRRWDNVSVGQAFEAFEKLEEKHNKDGESKVEMDGEEEDVEDEEEVEEEESSDDDYNQGIEFDDDDDDWNQEEEAHEDCYD, from the exons ATGTCGTTCCGAGGCCGtggagggaggggagggggaggCAGAGGTGGCCGTGGCGGGAGAGGCTACGGAGCCTCCATTTATTTCCCAGTGAAGCACAGCccccacgaggacttcccg GAGATCACCCTGCCGCCGGTGATGAAGTTCGCCGAGATGACCAACGGGGTGGAGAAGGAGATTAAGCTGACCAACAAGGAGGCGGCTCTGATACATTCCAACCAGAATTTCGAGGAGTTCATGAGGAATTCTTGCTACCACCTAGAGCTGGATGCCCCCAGGAAAA AAAATGATGGCAAGGAGATCAAAAGATTTTCGGACAGGAAGCCCAAAACATACAGCAAACGTGAACCCCTGAAATCATACCTCAAACTGACTCCTGGAAACTTTCCTGCGGAACTGCTGGATG GTTTTAAACAGCTGCAACCAAGCAACAAAAAACGTCGGTGGGATAATGTTTCAG TTGGGCAGGCGTTTGAAGCATTTGAGAAGCTTGAAGAGAAGCACAACAAG GATGGGGAAAGCAAGGTCGAAATGGATGGCGAAGAGGAGgatgtcgaggacgaggaggaagTAGAAGAGGAAGAAAGTTCAGATGACGATTATAACCAG GGTATCGAGTttgatgatgacgacgatgattggaaccaagaggaggaagccc ATGAAGATTGCTATGACTAA